A genomic region of Erythrobacter sp. SCSIO 43205 contains the following coding sequences:
- a CDS encoding GGDEF domain-containing protein: protein MTFIFATAFLVIWARDKSRAENLALSLGWLLLTSGFSISILSPSQWGRAIPAITYAPYALSAIAMSWGVLTRVGAKPPVAAQLWIAFTGFATLMLVQNIGGSIVADLYVTNLACAAIFILTAQLFAQSAGRDLVERYLLVMLILNTAQLFIRPVISVLFDGPILEEAYRESTYYFAFNWIFAFGSVLFGLALIAGSVKDQVAALHHRTSRDALSGLLMRGEFEAQVEHALTRSNGEGITASLVIGDLDHFKQVNDIWGHQVGDGAIASFGKMVSKMIRPSDIAGRIGGEEFCVLVWNADETIAARLAHRLKSSTKTLEISNSALDVRLTASFGVAEQMRGENYRSLFARADKALYAAKQAGRDCVERASEEMSQNDVMRAAHASDKLLLNQDLTPSSERYAG from the coding sequence TTGACTTTTATTTTTGCAACCGCGTTCCTTGTTATATGGGCACGCGACAAATCGCGCGCTGAGAATCTGGCGCTCAGCCTCGGCTGGCTCTTGCTGACCTCAGGTTTTTCCATATCCATACTCAGCCCATCGCAATGGGGCCGCGCAATTCCGGCGATTACTTATGCGCCTTATGCGCTCTCAGCCATTGCCATGTCGTGGGGTGTGCTCACCCGCGTCGGTGCAAAACCGCCGGTCGCAGCGCAGCTGTGGATCGCCTTCACTGGCTTTGCGACCCTTATGCTGGTGCAAAACATCGGCGGTTCAATCGTCGCTGATCTCTACGTCACAAACCTTGCGTGCGCGGCCATCTTCATCTTGACGGCGCAGCTTTTCGCCCAAAGCGCAGGGCGCGATCTGGTCGAGCGCTATTTGCTCGTCATGCTGATCCTTAACACTGCCCAGCTTTTCATCCGGCCAGTGATTTCTGTCCTGTTTGATGGCCCCATCCTCGAAGAGGCCTATCGCGAGAGCACTTACTACTTTGCCTTCAATTGGATATTTGCCTTTGGCTCCGTTTTGTTCGGCCTTGCCCTCATCGCAGGTTCGGTAAAAGACCAAGTCGCGGCGCTCCACCACCGCACATCGCGCGATGCCTTGTCCGGGCTCCTTATGAGAGGTGAGTTTGAAGCACAGGTCGAACACGCGCTCACACGCTCCAACGGGGAAGGTATCACCGCCTCGCTGGTCATTGGTGACCTCGACCATTTCAAACAGGTGAATGACATCTGGGGCCATCAAGTGGGCGATGGTGCCATTGCATCCTTTGGCAAAATGGTCAGCAAGATGATCCGACCAAGCGACATTGCAGGGCGCATTGGCGGTGAAGAGTTTTGCGTACTTGTATGGAATGCAGACGAGACGATTGCTGCAAGGCTAGCCCATCGCTTGAAGTCGAGCACCAAAACGCTTGAGATCAGCAACAGCGCTCTGGATGTGCGCCTAACCGCGAGCTTTGGCGTTGCAGAGCAAATGCGCGGTGAGAATTACCGTTCCTTGTTCGCGCGGGCTGACAAAGCGCTCTACGCCGCAAAGCAGGCGGGCCGCGACTGTGTCGAACGCGCCAGTGAAGAGATGTCACAAAACGACGTGATGCGCGCAGCTCATGCATCAGATAAACTGCTGCTTAACCAAGATTTAACGCCGTCTAGCGAAAGATACGCAGGCTAG
- a CDS encoding LuxR family transcriptional regulator gives MTARSEVPDHHAEVLERCHEHIISLGKPVVLSQMLPLFAQAEPQLTREIMSEANRMGVYDQYMIPVFGPFDMNGLIAFGFAEAIPEDSREMRRDLEAAAASHHNQMVRHFVSNETPIELSGRESDVLTWIARGKSKSEISTILSISVSSVDTYTRRIFEKMGVNSRVAAAIAGVTQGLVKP, from the coding sequence GTGACAGCCAGATCAGAGGTGCCAGACCACCACGCCGAAGTCCTTGAGCGATGCCATGAGCACATCATCTCGCTTGGCAAGCCGGTCGTCCTTTCACAGATGCTGCCTCTCTTTGCACAGGCAGAGCCGCAACTTACGCGCGAAATCATGTCAGAAGCCAACCGGATGGGCGTATACGATCAGTATATGATCCCCGTGTTCGGGCCGTTCGACATGAATGGACTGATCGCGTTTGGATTTGCAGAGGCAATCCCGGAAGATTCAAGAGAGATGCGCCGCGACCTTGAGGCGGCAGCTGCGTCGCATCACAACCAGATGGTGCGTCATTTTGTCTCTAACGAGACACCCATTGAATTGTCCGGACGTGAGAGCGATGTGTTGACCTGGATTGCGCGGGGCAAATCGAAGAGTGAAATTTCGACAATTCTAAGCATCAGCGTGAGCTCTGTAGACACATACACACGGCGCATTTTCGAAAAAATGGGCGTCAACAGCCGGGTTGCGGCGGCGATTGCGGGAGTGACACAAGGGCTCGTGAAGCCCTGA